CAAGCAGAGCCTGGTCCGCGAGTTCGCGGTGGTCGATGACCCCGACGAGGCGGAGAGGTACGGCGTGCGCGCGCCCTTCCGTCGGGCACACTTCGAGGTGCAGCTGGCTGGCGAGCGACGTGAGGAGACAGCGTGACCGGGTTCGTCCACGAGTCCCTGCCGATGCGGGTGGTCTTCGGCTCCGGAGCCGTCGACCAGGTCGCCGAGGAGGTCGACCGGCTCGGCCTGCGCCGGGTGCTCGTGCTCTCCACGCCCCGGCAGGGCGCGCTCGCGGCGCGGGTCACCGACCTGCTGGGGGAGCGGGCCGCGGGGACCTTCGACGGTGCCCGGATGCACGTGCCGGTGGCGACGGTCGCTGCTGCGGAGTCGGTGGTCGCCGAGGTCGGCGCCGACGGCTGCCTCGCGATCGGCGGCGGCTCGACGATCGGCCTGGCCAAGGCGCTGTCGCTGCGGCTGGGCCTGCCGTCGCTGGCCGTGCCGACGACGTACGCCGGCTCGGAGATGACGCCGGTCTGGGGCCTGACCGAGGACGGCCGGAAGACGACCGGCCGCGACCCCGTCGTGCTGCCGAGCGCGGTGCTCTACGACCCCGACCTCACCCACGCGCTGCCGGCCGCCGTGTCCGGGCCGAGCGGGCTGAACGCGATCGCGCACGCCGTCGAGGCGCTCTACGCTCCCAACGGCACGCCGGTGGTCAGCGCGATGGCCGAGCGCGGGGTGCGCGACCTGGCGGCTGCGCTCCCCATGGTGGTCGCCGACGGCGCGGATGCTGCCGCACGGAGCCTGGCCCTCGAGGGTGCCTGGCTGTGCGGCGCCTGCCTCGGCGCGACCACGATGGGCCTGCACCACAAGCTGTGCCACGTCCTCGGCGGCATGCTGGACCTCCCGCACGCCGAGACGCACGCGATCGTCCTGCCGCACGTCGCGGCGTACAACCTGCCCGCCGCTCCGGAGGCCGATGCCGTGCTGCGTCGCGCGCTCGACACCGAGGACGTCCCCGGCGCGCTGCGCGCGCTGGCCGGCGCGGTGGGGGTGCCCGAGGGACTGCGGGCGCTGGGTGTCGCGCAGGAGGACCTCGCCCGGGTCGCGGACGAGGTCCTCGCGGCGCCGTACAGCAACCCGGTCGCGCCGACCCGGGCCGACCTCGAGGCGATCCTCGACGCCGCCTGGCGCGGCTAGGCCGTGTCTCCCAAGTCCCCGCCTGCTACGCGGCGTTTCCGACTCGATCTGGCTGCGTTGGCGTCGCTCGACGTGCCATCCGGCACGCCGTCGCTCCGCCGCCTTGCCAGATCGGCCGGAAACGCCGCTCGCGACGGCGCTGACTTGGGAGACACGACCTAGAACGCCTGCGCCATCAGCTCACCGAACAGGTCCTGCGGGTCGACGTCGAGCCCACGGCGCTGGAACCACGTGCACACGTTGGTGCAGTCGCGCAGCAGGAAGTCGAAGCCCTGGACGTTGCCGACCAGGTCGACCAGCTGGGGCAGGTCGATGATCACGAGCCGCTCACCGGCCGCCAGGATGTTGTACGGCGACAGGTCGCCGTGCACCAGGCCCGACTGCACGAGCGTCGTCATGGCCCCGCGCAGCTGGTCGAAGTACGACGCCAGCAGCGCCGGCTCCGGCCGGGTCTGCGCCAGCCGCGGAGCGCTGTCGGTGCCGTCGGGTCCCTCCACCCGGATCCACTCCATCAGGATCTCGGTGCCGTCGATCTGCACCGGGTAGGGGACCGGCAGCCCGAGCGACCAGCAGCGGTTGAGTGCCGACCACTCCGAGATCGCCCACTCGCCTGCGGCGACCTCGCGGCCGAACGTGCTCTTGCGCTTGATCGCCCGCTCGTCGCGCGAACGCTTCATGCTGCGGCCCTCGGTGTAGGCCGCCGAGCGGTGGAAGGTGCGGTGGTCGGTCGAGCGATACCGCTTGGCCGCCATCACGACGCTCTGCGCCGGGTCGTGCGGGTCGGAGCGCTCGAGCAGGAAGACGTCGGCCTCCTTGCCGGTCTTCAGGATGCCGAGGTCGGTGTCGACCGCGCCCTGGGACGTGACGATCCAGTCGGGACGCGGCTCGGGACCGCGGGACAGCGGCTCGACGTCGAGCCAGGTGGACCAGCGCTGGCCGGGGCCCAGGTCGTCGTACGCCTCGAAGTCGAAGACGAAGCGCGGGTCGATGTCGGTGACATCAGGGGTGGAGGGGTTCTCCTGGAACAAGGTGATTCCTCGGGGTCGAGAGGGTGCGGACTGAGGGCAGGCCGACGACAACGATCGACATGTCACGCTCCTCTCGACAGGGTCCGCGGGCAGCGCGGACGAACGGCCCCACCCTGCCGGTCCCTCGGGCCGGTGCGCAACCGATTTACCGCTGCCGCACTCCCGGTGACAGGGAACGACCGGGGTGGCGCGGGCCGATCGCGCCTACGGTGCGGCCATGGCCACGACGGGACGCGGGACGGGACGCGGGACGGGACGCGAGACGGGACGCGAGACGGCGCTGGTCACCGGTGCCAGCCGGGGCATCGGACGGGCCACGGCCCTGGCCCTGGCCGAGGTCGGGTACGACGTCGCCTTCACCGCCCGCACCGCACACGAGGGCGAGGGCACGGTCGCGGCCCGGACGTCTCGTGAGGTCGGCGTGAGCCATCAGGTCGCCGGGAGCCTCGCCACGACCGCGGCGCAGATCGAGGCCAGGGGAGTGCGGGCATTGCCGCTGCGGATGGACCTCACCGACGCCGCGGCGCCGGCGAGGGTCGCCGGCCAGCTCCTCGAGACCTGGGGTGCGCCGCACGTGCTGGTCAGCAACGCCGTGCACCACGTGCCGCACGCCCGCTTCCTGGAGCTGGACCTCGGCGCCCTCCGCGAGAGCCTGGACGCGAACCTCGTGCACCAGGTGGCGCTCGTCCAGGCCCTGCTGCCGGCGATGGTCGACGCGGGCGGCGGCGTCATCGCCAACATGTGCTCGGGATCGGCCACCCTCGACCCGCCGGCCCCGCCGGGGGAAGGCGGGTGGGGTCTGGCCTACGCCGCCGCGAAGGCGGCGTTCGGCCGGATCGCCGGTGCGGTGAACGCGGAGTTCCGCGAGGCCGGGATCCGCGCCTTCAACCTGGAGCCGGGCTTCGTCGTCACCGCGTCCGGGCGCGCCCGCGGCGGCACCGAGGAGATCGAGGCCAGGGCCGTCGCCGGCTCCAGCATCGACGCGTCCGGCCGGGTGATCGCCTGGCTCGCGGCCTCCGACCCCGACGACGCCGAGGTGAACGCCCTGCTCGGCACCGTGATCTCGGCACCCCGGCTGGCGGGCCGACTGGCGGGCCGGCTGGCGTAGATTGACCGCGTGCGCCGACTCGCTGCCCCGCTGGGACTCCTGCTCGCCCTCGTCCTCTGCCTGCCAGGCCTGGCCGGCTCGGCGCCTGCCTCCGCCCTCCCCGGCGTCGAGGCGAGCGACTACGGCAACGGATCCGCGCAGGGCACCGACCCGTACTGGCCGCTCGACGGCAACGGCGGCACCGACGCCCAGCACTACGACGTCCGGGTGCGCTACGACTTCGGGACGGGCCGGCTGCGCGGTCGCACCGCGATCACGATGACCGCGACCGCCGACCTGCGCAGCTTCTCCCTCGACCTGCTGCTGCCGACCACGGCGGTGAAGGTCGACGGACGCAAGGCCCGCTTCCGCAAGGTGGGCAAGCACGAGCTGCGGGTCAAGCCGTCGGCGCCGATCGCCGCGGGAGCGACCTTCCGCGTCGTCGTGCGGTACGCCGGCAAGCCCGGTTCCTACCGCTACGCCGGCGAACGCAACTGGCTCGCCAGCCGCAACGAGGTGGTCGCGATGAACCAGCCGCACATGGCGCCGTGGTGGTTCCCGTCCAACGACCACCCCAGCGACAAGGCGACCTTCGACGTCCGGGTCACCGTGCCCAAGGGCAAGAAGGTCGTCGGCAACGGCGTGCGGGTCGGCCGCACGGTCAAGCACGGCAAGGCCACCACGCACTGGCGG
The genomic region above belongs to Nocardioides sp. QY071 and contains:
- a CDS encoding maleylacetate reductase translates to MTGFVHESLPMRVVFGSGAVDQVAEEVDRLGLRRVLVLSTPRQGALAARVTDLLGERAAGTFDGARMHVPVATVAAAESVVAEVGADGCLAIGGGSTIGLAKALSLRLGLPSLAVPTTYAGSEMTPVWGLTEDGRKTTGRDPVVLPSAVLYDPDLTHALPAAVSGPSGLNAIAHAVEALYAPNGTPVVSAMAERGVRDLAAALPMVVADGADAAARSLALEGAWLCGACLGATTMGLHHKLCHVLGGMLDLPHAETHAIVLPHVAAYNLPAAPEADAVLRRALDTEDVPGALRALAGAVGVPEGLRALGVAQEDLARVADEVLAAPYSNPVAPTRADLEAILDAAWRG
- a CDS encoding RIO1 family regulatory kinase/ATPase, with the protein product MFQENPSTPDVTDIDPRFVFDFEAYDDLGPGQRWSTWLDVEPLSRGPEPRPDWIVTSQGAVDTDLGILKTGKEADVFLLERSDPHDPAQSVVMAAKRYRSTDHRTFHRSAAYTEGRSMKRSRDERAIKRKSTFGREVAAGEWAISEWSALNRCWSLGLPVPYPVQIDGTEILMEWIRVEGPDGTDSAPRLAQTRPEPALLASYFDQLRGAMTTLVQSGLVHGDLSPYNILAAGERLVIIDLPQLVDLVGNVQGFDFLLRDCTNVCTWFQRRGLDVDPQDLFGELMAQAF
- a CDS encoding SDR family NAD(P)-dependent oxidoreductase — its product is MATTGRGTGRGTGRETGRETALVTGASRGIGRATALALAEVGYDVAFTARTAHEGEGTVAARTSREVGVSHQVAGSLATTAAQIEARGVRALPLRMDLTDAAAPARVAGQLLETWGAPHVLVSNAVHHVPHARFLELDLGALRESLDANLVHQVALVQALLPAMVDAGGGVIANMCSGSATLDPPAPPGEGGWGLAYAAAKAAFGRIAGAVNAEFREAGIRAFNLEPGFVVTASGRARGGTEEIEARAVAGSSIDASGRVIAWLAASDPDDAEVNALLGTVISAPRLAGRLAGRLA